In Streptomyces sp. DG2A-72, one genomic interval encodes:
- a CDS encoding alpha/beta hydrolase yields MPNRSRLRAAALTATAVLLSAVLAGCGDDSRDEDLSDQSLSWKDCPAPSQAEGGGGAPSPLANGDEWQCSTMKAPLDWDEPKGDTIGIALIRAKASGDESKRIGSLIFNFGGPGGSGVTTLPAFGEDYAKLRTRYDLVSFDPRGVGRSAPAKCENDQQLDAYFQQDATPENAAERTELLDSTKEFNAACEKNSKKVLPHLRTTDAARDLDLMRQVLGDDKLHYFGISYGTELGGVYAHLFPKNVGRAVFDAVVDPTENPEQGSLGQAEGFQLALDNFAEHCTSQVEDCPIGDSAQDVKNRIAKLLKDLDRKPITGVFPGELTQTAATSGIAQALYSQDFWEYLTQGLDQAYDGNGQILMLLSDSLNGRNENGEYSNLTAANISINCADDKPRYTPAHVERKLPEFRAASPVFGDYLAWSMISCTDWPVAGSADHPDVSAPGAAPILVVGNTGDPATPYEGARKMAQALGKGVGVELTYKGQGHGAYDSKNKCVQSAVNGYLLDGKVPAAGTVCS; encoded by the coding sequence ATGCCCAACCGCTCCCGGCTGCGCGCCGCTGCCCTGACCGCCACCGCCGTGCTGCTGTCCGCCGTGCTGGCGGGCTGCGGCGACGACTCGCGGGACGAGGACCTGTCGGACCAGTCGCTGAGCTGGAAGGACTGCCCGGCCCCGTCCCAGGCGGAAGGCGGCGGAGGCGCCCCGTCACCTCTGGCGAACGGCGACGAATGGCAGTGCAGCACCATGAAGGCGCCGCTCGACTGGGACGAGCCCAAGGGCGACACCATCGGTATCGCCCTGATCCGCGCGAAGGCGAGCGGCGACGAGAGCAAGCGCATCGGCTCGCTCATCTTCAACTTCGGCGGGCCCGGCGGCTCCGGCGTCACCACGCTGCCCGCCTTCGGCGAGGACTACGCGAAACTGCGCACCCGCTACGACCTGGTGAGCTTCGACCCGCGCGGAGTGGGCCGCAGCGCCCCTGCGAAGTGCGAGAACGACCAGCAGCTCGACGCCTACTTCCAGCAGGACGCCACCCCCGAGAACGCCGCCGAGCGCACCGAACTCCTGGACAGCACCAAGGAGTTCAACGCGGCCTGCGAGAAGAACTCCAAGAAGGTCCTGCCGCATCTGCGCACCACCGACGCGGCCCGTGACCTGGACCTGATGCGCCAGGTCCTCGGCGACGACAAGCTGCACTACTTCGGCATCTCCTACGGCACCGAACTCGGCGGCGTCTACGCCCACCTGTTCCCGAAGAACGTGGGCCGTGCCGTGTTCGACGCGGTCGTCGACCCGACGGAGAACCCCGAGCAGGGCTCCCTCGGCCAGGCCGAGGGATTCCAGCTCGCACTCGACAACTTCGCCGAGCACTGCACCTCGCAGGTCGAGGACTGTCCGATCGGCGACAGCGCGCAGGACGTCAAGAACCGCATCGCCAAGCTGCTGAAGGACCTCGACCGCAAGCCGATCACCGGCGTCTTCCCCGGCGAGCTGACCCAGACCGCGGCGACCAGCGGCATCGCACAGGCGCTGTACTCCCAGGACTTCTGGGAGTACCTCACTCAGGGCCTGGACCAGGCGTACGACGGCAACGGCCAGATCCTGATGCTGCTGTCCGACTCACTGAACGGGCGCAACGAGAACGGCGAGTACAGCAACCTCACGGCGGCCAACATCTCCATCAACTGCGCGGACGACAAACCGCGTTACACCCCCGCCCACGTGGAGCGGAAACTGCCGGAGTTCCGGGCCGCCTCGCCGGTGTTCGGCGACTATCTCGCCTGGTCCATGATCAGCTGCACGGACTGGCCCGTGGCAGGCTCCGCCGACCACCCCGACGTGAGCGCGCCCGGCGCGGCCCCGATCCTGGTCGTGGGCAACACCGGCGACCCGGCCACACCGTACGAGGGCGCGCGCAAGATGGCGCAGGCCCTGGGCAAGGGCGTCGGCGTCGAGCTCACGTACAAGGGGCAGGGGCACGGCGCCTACGACAGCAAGAACAAGTGCGTGCAGAGCGCCGTGAACGGCTATCTGCTGGACGGGAAGGTCCCGGCCGCGGGGACCGTCTGCTCCTGA
- a CDS encoding lysylphosphatidylglycerol synthase domain-containing protein encodes MKQQGVHPEDAKSTSDASSHPHTADADDKDAHDTAEEAVVASISGPGAEHFDEAHPDEDDTHTDEVEGDEPLLPARVHRPSDLMRLLVGVLAVAILIAIAAFAHGTTSGLEQDINKGTGQAPDLLIKIAGLASSIAILLVPVAFAIERLIKRDGLRIADGVLAAVLAHGVTLATDLWVAKAAPDSIQEALTQPSPGDIHALTDPVHGYLAPVIAYMTAVGMSRRPRWRAVLWIVLLLDAFSMLVTGYTTPFSIILTVLIGWTVAYGTLYAVGSPNVRPTGRTLMAGLRHVGFRPVTASREDAQETAESGDRGRRYFVTLEDGPPLDVTVVDREQQAQGFFYRVWRNLTLRGIATRRSLQSLRQALEQEALLAYAAIAAGANAPKLIATSELGPDAVMLVYEHSGGRTLDSLDDTEITDDLLRSTWHQVQALQSRRIAHRRLAGDAILVDRSGTVILTDLRGGEIAAGELLLRMDIAQLVTTLGLRVGAERAVASAVEVLGPDAVADCLPMLQPIALTRSTRATLRRLARERAQRERDAVLESSRQAKQARLDEAHEDTKPVLDKLDKKAVRAEQRAEKRAIDEAVEEAREEDLLTQIRHEVLRIRPQAPVEPARLERVRPRTLISLFAGAIGAYFLLTQLTHIEFGPLIANAEWGWVAAAVLFSAGSYFAAAMALLGFVPERVPFLRTVAAQVAGSFVKIVAPAAVGGVALNTRFLQREGVRPGLAVASVGASQLFGLGAHIMMLLAFGYLTGTEKTPSLSPSRTVIAGLLTVAVLVLVVTSVPFLRKFISTRVRSLFAGVVPRMLDVLQRPQKLLTGIGGMLLLTACFVMCLDASIRAFGDESTSISIASVAVVFLAGNALGSAAPTPGGVGAVEATLTVGLIAVGLPSEVAAPSVLLFRLLTLWLPVLPGWLAFNHLTRKGAL; translated from the coding sequence ATGAAGCAGCAGGGTGTGCACCCGGAGGACGCGAAGAGCACCTCTGACGCTTCGTCGCACCCGCACACCGCCGACGCGGACGACAAGGACGCGCACGACACAGCCGAGGAGGCGGTGGTCGCGAGCATCTCCGGCCCAGGTGCCGAGCACTTCGACGAGGCCCACCCCGACGAGGACGACACGCACACCGACGAGGTCGAGGGCGACGAACCACTCCTCCCCGCGCGCGTGCACCGCCCGTCCGACCTGATGCGGCTCCTGGTGGGCGTGCTGGCCGTCGCCATACTGATCGCGATCGCCGCGTTCGCGCACGGCACCACCTCGGGCCTCGAACAGGACATCAACAAGGGCACCGGGCAGGCACCCGATCTGCTCATCAAGATCGCGGGACTGGCGTCCAGCATCGCGATCCTCCTGGTGCCGGTTGCGTTCGCAATCGAGCGGCTGATCAAGCGGGACGGGCTGCGTATCGCCGACGGTGTGCTCGCGGCGGTCCTCGCGCACGGAGTGACGCTCGCCACCGATCTGTGGGTCGCCAAGGCGGCCCCCGACTCGATCCAGGAGGCGCTCACCCAGCCCTCCCCCGGCGACATCCACGCCCTCACCGACCCCGTGCACGGCTATCTCGCCCCGGTCATCGCGTACATGACGGCCGTCGGCATGTCGCGTCGGCCACGCTGGCGCGCCGTGCTGTGGATCGTGCTGCTCCTGGACGCCTTCTCGATGCTCGTCACCGGCTACACCACGCCGTTCTCGATCATCCTGACGGTGCTGATCGGCTGGACCGTCGCCTACGGGACGCTGTACGCGGTCGGCTCGCCCAACGTCCGTCCTACCGGACGGACACTGATGGCGGGCCTGAGGCATGTGGGCTTCCGTCCGGTGACCGCGTCCCGCGAGGACGCACAGGAGACGGCGGAGAGCGGCGACCGCGGCCGGCGCTACTTCGTCACCCTGGAGGACGGTCCGCCTCTGGACGTCACGGTCGTCGACCGCGAGCAGCAGGCACAGGGCTTCTTCTACCGGGTGTGGCGCAACCTGACGCTGCGCGGCATCGCCACCCGCCGCAGTCTGCAGTCGCTGCGCCAGGCGCTGGAGCAGGAGGCGCTGCTCGCCTACGCGGCCATCGCGGCCGGTGCCAACGCGCCCAAGCTGATCGCTACCTCCGAGCTCGGCCCGGACGCCGTGATGCTCGTCTACGAACACTCCGGCGGACGCACGCTCGACTCGCTGGACGACACGGAAATCACCGACGATCTGCTGCGCAGCACCTGGCACCAGGTGCAGGCGCTGCAGTCGCGGCGGATCGCGCACCGGCGGCTGGCAGGCGACGCGATTCTGGTGGATCGTTCCGGCACGGTCATCCTCACCGATCTGCGCGGCGGCGAGATCGCGGCCGGTGAACTGCTGCTGCGCATGGACATCGCCCAGTTGGTGACGACGCTCGGGCTGCGCGTCGGCGCCGAGCGCGCGGTGGCCTCAGCGGTCGAGGTCCTCGGTCCCGACGCCGTCGCCGACTGCCTGCCGATGCTCCAGCCCATCGCCCTGACGCGCTCCACGCGCGCGACGCTGCGGAGACTGGCCCGGGAGCGGGCGCAGCGCGAACGTGACGCCGTCCTGGAGTCGTCCCGGCAGGCCAAGCAGGCCCGGCTGGACGAGGCCCACGAGGACACGAAGCCCGTACTCGACAAGCTCGACAAGAAGGCCGTACGAGCGGAGCAGCGAGCCGAGAAGCGGGCCATCGACGAGGCGGTGGAGGAGGCGCGCGAGGAGGATCTGCTCACGCAGATCCGCCACGAGGTGCTGCGGATCAGGCCGCAGGCGCCGGTCGAGCCGGCCCGCCTGGAGCGGGTGCGGCCACGCACCCTGATCAGCCTCTTCGCCGGTGCGATCGGCGCGTACTTCCTGCTGACGCAGCTCACGCACATCGAGTTCGGTCCGCTGATCGCCAACGCCGAGTGGGGCTGGGTCGCGGCGGCCGTGCTGTTCTCGGCGGGCAGTTACTTCGCGGCGGCGATGGCGCTGCTGGGGTTCGTGCCGGAGCGGGTGCCGTTCCTGCGGACCGTGGCCGCCCAGGTCGCCGGGTCCTTCGTGAAGATCGTCGCCCCGGCCGCGGTGGGCGGCGTGGCTCTGAACACGCGGTTCCTGCAGCGCGAGGGCGTGCGGCCGGGGCTCGCGGTGGCGAGTGTCGGCGCCTCGCAGCTGTTCGGGCTCGGCGCCCACATCATGATGCTGCTGGCCTTCGGCTATCTCACCGGCACCGAGAAGACACCGTCACTGTCGCCGTCCCGGACGGTCATCGCGGGTCTGCTGACGGTGGCGGTGCTGGTGCTCGTGGTGACCTCGGTGCCGTTCCTGCGGAAATTCATCTCCACGCGCGTGAGGTCGCTGTTCGCGGGTGTCGTGCCGCGCATGCTCGACGTGCTGCAGCGCCCGCAGAAGCTGCTGACCGGCATCGGCGGCATGCTTCTGCTGACGGCCTGCTTCGTGATGTGCCTGGACGCGTCGATCCGGGCGTTCGGCGACGAATCGACGTCGATCAGCATCGCCAGCGTCGCCGTCGTCTTCCTCGCCGGCAACGCACTGGGGTCCGCCGCCCCGACACCGGGTGGTGTGGGCGCGGTCGAGGCGACCCTGACGGTCGGTCTGATCGCCGTGGGGCTGCCCAGTGAGGTCGCCGCCCCCTCGGTGCTGCTGTTCCGGCTGCTGACACTGTGGCTGCCGGTGCTGCCGGGCTGGCTGGCCTTCAACCACCTGACGCGCAAGGGCGCCCTGTAG
- a CDS encoding MGMT family protein, whose product MGRMSEESLPEYAERVLEVAELIPPGRVMTYGDVAEWLQEGGPRQVGRVMALYGGAVPWWRVIRADGVLLPGHELRALDHYRAEGTPLKEASRAAEGHLPRVDMKRARWDGGEHAEPHT is encoded by the coding sequence ATGGGACGGATGAGCGAGGAGAGCCTTCCGGAGTACGCAGAGCGGGTCCTCGAGGTCGCCGAGCTGATTCCGCCGGGGCGCGTGATGACGTACGGCGATGTCGCCGAGTGGCTTCAGGAGGGCGGGCCCCGCCAGGTCGGCCGGGTGATGGCGCTCTACGGAGGAGCTGTTCCGTGGTGGCGGGTCATCCGCGCGGACGGCGTCCTGCTGCCCGGTCACGAACTGCGGGCACTCGACCACTACCGCGCGGAGGGCACACCGCTGAAGGAGGCGAGCAGGGCGGCCGAGGGCCACCTGCCTCGGGTCGACATGAAGCGGGCGCGGTGGGACGGCGGCGAACACGCGGAACCTCACACCTGA
- a CDS encoding ATP-dependent DNA helicase, which translates to MSSSSSTRRLSHSQVRQGSRGAYRLVRTPPARVVPPHLDAAQRSVVDHGRGPLLVLAGPGTGKTTTLVESVAARIARGVDPERVLVLTFSRKAAVELRDRMALRIGAARAPQATTLHSFCYALVRAHQDSDLFVEPLRLLSGPEQDVAVRELLAGQPDLERLGLAHVRWPDELRACLTTRGFADEVRAVLARSRELGLGPDALDAFARRIGRPDWRAAATFLAEYLDVLDLQGVLDYAELVHRAVLLARRPEAAAQLADRYDAVFVDEYQDTDPAQVRLLDALAGGGRTLVAFGDPDQSIYAFRGADVNGILEFPDAFPRADGRPAPVEVLRTSRRSGADLLGATRLLTQRMPLTRLPADKVRAHRALTPVRDGGRVEVYTYPTPGTELDNIADILRRAHLEDGVPWSDMAVLVRAGSRTIPTVRRALTAAGVPLDIDGDDLPLRHEPAVAPLLTALRAVATAEAAEGGVRDEGAGEAGASEEAGASEEAGASGEAGASGEAESDTSWLDTETALTLLASPLAGMDAADLRRLGRALREEERTGGNPLPPPSDDLLARALAEPERLVAHDPAYARGAQRLGALLRKARERLAGGGTAEEALWELWDGTPWPARLERAARRGGAAGRNADRDLDAVCALFATAARAEERTGGRGALNFLEEIEAEDIAADTLTRRAVRPDAVRLMTAHRSKGLEWRLVVVAGVQEGLWPDLRRRGSLLEADRIGRDGLAEPLAPGALLAEERRLFYVAATRARERLVVTAVKAPADDGDQPSRFLTELGVEPRDVTGRPRRPLSVAALVAELRATTVDPRVSDTLREAAARRLARLAALADEDGRPLVPSAHPYRWWGLFEPTESKVPLRNRDQPVVLSGSALDQLANTCALQWFLGREVKADAPATVAQGFGNVVHVLADEVASGHTPADLAVLMERLDSVWNALAFDAPWKSAQEKEHARVALERFLKWHVMDRAGRTPVASEHDFDVTLEAGDYEVRIRGQMDRVEADSEGRAYVVDFKTGKQAPTAAEVAHHPQLAVYQLAVREGAIDDTFDGRRPEPGGAELVQLRQGAAQRDGGENLPKVQAQQPLEGEWVGDLLATAAGKVLDERFTPTSGQHCAHCAFRASCSARPEGRHVVE; encoded by the coding sequence GTGAGCTCCTCTTCCTCCACCAGGCGCCTGTCGCACTCCCAGGTGCGACAGGGGAGCCGTGGCGCTTACCGACTGGTCCGTACCCCGCCGGCGCGAGTGGTTCCCCCTCATCTGGACGCGGCCCAGCGCTCGGTGGTTGACCACGGCAGGGGTCCACTGCTCGTCCTCGCCGGTCCGGGCACCGGCAAGACGACCACGCTCGTGGAGTCCGTGGCGGCCAGGATCGCCCGGGGCGTGGACCCCGAGCGGGTCCTCGTCCTGACGTTCAGCCGCAAGGCGGCCGTCGAGCTGCGCGACCGCATGGCACTGCGCATAGGGGCGGCGCGGGCCCCGCAGGCGACCACCCTCCACTCGTTCTGCTACGCCCTGGTCCGCGCCCACCAGGACAGCGACCTGTTCGTGGAGCCCCTACGGCTGCTGTCGGGCCCCGAGCAGGACGTCGCCGTCCGGGAGCTGCTCGCCGGCCAGCCCGATCTGGAGCGGCTCGGCCTCGCCCATGTGCGCTGGCCGGACGAACTGCGCGCCTGTCTGACCACGCGCGGTTTCGCCGACGAGGTCCGGGCGGTCCTCGCCCGCAGCCGCGAACTGGGCCTGGGCCCCGATGCCCTCGATGCCTTCGCCCGCCGTATCGGACGCCCCGACTGGCGGGCGGCGGCCACCTTCCTCGCCGAGTACCTCGACGTTCTCGACCTGCAGGGCGTACTCGACTACGCGGAACTCGTCCACCGCGCGGTGCTCCTGGCACGTCGCCCCGAGGCCGCCGCCCAGCTGGCCGACCGGTACGACGCCGTGTTCGTCGACGAGTACCAGGACACCGATCCGGCTCAGGTACGGCTGCTGGACGCACTGGCGGGCGGCGGTCGCACCCTTGTCGCCTTCGGTGACCCCGACCAGTCGATCTACGCGTTCCGGGGCGCCGACGTGAACGGCATCCTGGAGTTCCCGGACGCCTTCCCGCGCGCGGACGGCCGCCCGGCGCCCGTGGAGGTCCTGCGCACCTCCCGTCGCTCCGGCGCCGACCTGCTGGGCGCCACCCGGCTGCTGACCCAGCGGATGCCGCTGACTCGGCTGCCCGCCGACAAGGTCCGCGCCCACCGGGCGCTCACTCCGGTCCGCGACGGCGGTCGCGTCGAGGTCTACACGTACCCGACGCCCGGCACCGAGCTGGACAACATCGCCGACATCCTCCGCCGGGCACATCTGGAGGACGGCGTCCCCTGGAGCGACATGGCCGTCCTGGTGCGCGCCGGGTCCCGCACCATCCCGACGGTCCGCCGCGCACTGACAGCGGCCGGCGTCCCTCTGGACATAGACGGCGACGACCTGCCCCTCCGGCACGAACCTGCGGTGGCACCACTGCTGACGGCACTTCGGGCGGTGGCGACGGCGGAGGCGGCCGAGGGGGGCGTACGGGATGAGGGGGCAGGCGAGGCCGGCGCCTCTGAAGAGGCCGGCGCCTCTGAAGAGGCCGGCGCCTCCGGAGAGGCCGGCGCCTCCGGAGAAGCTGAGTCGGACACCTCCTGGCTCGATACCGAAACCGCCCTCACCCTGCTGGCCTCCCCGCTCGCCGGCATGGACGCGGCCGACCTGCGCCGTCTGGGCCGGGCGTTGCGCGAGGAGGAGCGGACCGGCGGCAACCCGCTGCCGCCGCCGTCGGACGACCTCCTCGCGCGGGCGCTGGCCGAGCCGGAGCGGCTGGTCGCGCACGATCCGGCGTACGCGCGGGGCGCTCAGCGTCTCGGCGCGCTGCTGCGCAAGGCACGTGAGCGCCTGGCCGGCGGTGGTACGGCCGAGGAGGCGCTGTGGGAGCTGTGGGACGGCACTCCGTGGCCCGCACGGCTGGAGCGGGCCGCCCGGCGCGGAGGCGCGGCCGGGCGCAACGCGGACCGCGACCTGGACGCCGTATGCGCCCTGTTCGCCACCGCGGCCCGCGCCGAGGAACGCACCGGCGGGCGTGGCGCCCTCAACTTCCTGGAGGAGATCGAGGCAGAGGACATCGCCGCCGACACACTCACGAGGCGTGCCGTACGACCGGACGCGGTGCGCCTGATGACCGCGCACCGCTCGAAGGGACTGGAGTGGCGCCTGGTCGTCGTCGCGGGCGTCCAGGAGGGCCTGTGGCCGGACCTGCGCCGCCGCGGCTCCCTCCTGGAGGCCGACCGCATCGGCCGCGACGGACTGGCCGAACCGCTCGCGCCGGGCGCCCTGCTCGCAGAGGAGCGCCGCCTGTTCTACGTGGCCGCCACGCGCGCGCGTGAACGCCTCGTCGTGACGGCGGTGAAGGCGCCCGCGGACGACGGCGACCAGCCGTCCCGCTTCCTGACCGAACTGGGCGTCGAACCCAGGGACGTGACGGGCCGCCCGCGCCGCCCGCTGTCCGTGGCGGCGCTCGTGGCCGAACTGCGCGCCACGACGGTCGACCCGCGTGTCTCCGACACCCTCAGGGAGGCTGCCGCCCGCAGGCTGGCCCGGCTCGCCGCGCTAGCCGACGAGGACGGCCGCCCCCTGGTGCCGTCCGCGCATCCCTACCGCTGGTGGGGCCTGTTCGAGCCGACCGAGTCCAAGGTGCCGCTGCGCAACCGCGACCAGCCCGTCGTCCTCTCCGGCAGCGCCCTCGACCAGCTCGCCAACACCTGTGCCCTGCAGTGGTTCCTGGGCCGCGAGGTGAAGGCGGACGCGCCCGCGACCGTCGCCCAGGGCTTCGGCAATGTGGTGCACGTCCTCGCCGACGAGGTCGCCTCCGGGCACACCCCGGCCGACCTCGCCGTCCTCATGGAGCGACTGGACTCGGTGTGGAACGCGCTCGCCTTCGACGCGCCCTGGAAGTCGGCGCAGGAGAAGGAGCACGCGCGCGTGGCGCTCGAACGGTTCCTGAAGTGGCACGTCATGGACCGGGCGGGACGTACTCCGGTCGCCAGTGAGCACGACTTCGACGTCACCCTCGAAGCGGGCGACTACGAGGTGCGCATCCGCGGCCAGATGGACCGTGTCGAGGCGGACAGCGAGGGCCGCGCCTATGTCGTCGACTTCAAGACCGGCAAGCAGGCGCCCACGGCTGCCGAAGTCGCCCACCATCCTCAACTCGCCGTCTACCAACTCGCGGTCCGCGAGGGCGCCATCGACGACACCTTCGACGGGCGCCGCCCCGAGCCGGGCGGCGCCGAACTCGTCCAGCTGCGCCAGGGCGCCGCCCAGCGGGACGGCGGCGAGAACCTGCCCAAGGTCCAGGCGCAACAGCCCCTGGAGGGCGAGTGGGTCGGCGACCTGCTGGCCACCGCCGCGGGCAAGGTCCTGGACGAGCGGTTCACGCCGACATCCGGCCAGCACTGCGCGCACTGCGCGTTCCGGGCGTCGTGCAGCGCGCGCCCCGAGGGACGCCACGTGGTGGAGTGA